In one Dermacentor variabilis isolate Ectoservices chromosome 4, ASM5094787v1, whole genome shotgun sequence genomic region, the following are encoded:
- the LOC142579539 gene encoding flavin-containing monooxygenase 5-like isoform X1: protein MKQNRHRRRRALRPPLPHRRGCSPPPPCAKEKRKAARSCWNKAAAAAEPTFAFECAAPTSLATKMAASVPHAADASGDEDDALRCVTPDQVAMGLGDRGRKRIAIVGGGSAGMAAAKSCLEEDLEPVVFEQTDALGGLWRYREVPEYGVPSLMKATIINTCKEMSSFSDFPPPREFANYMHHSSLVRYFELYANHFGVTKHIRYNTEVTRVAKSQDYDETGRWDVTYRTKGQPPRTETFDGVMICSGHHVIPHVPTFKGLEKFKGQVLHTHDYKIPDGFRDKKILIIGVGNSGADVAVDLCPCAEKVYLSTRRGCWVIRRVGLWGIPADSFLNRRTVNLFNKYAPEWLVNLMYETYSNEAFSHKLYRLKPKHRWRNQHPTINDALPNGILSGRIVIKGDVEEFTETGVIFKDEEGYEQKLDVVILATGYLATFPFLDQDVHKTENNKVCLYKYVFPPHLPHPTLAFIGLLQLLGGVFPAQEAQSRWFAQLINKKVSLPSCKEMQADYERWRANLEKRYVDSLRHTFQADWVDYMDDISSQIGAKPDLWRMFWRDNALFWKCFWEPCLPYQYRLQGPHSWSGARQAMFTMKDRLKGPLDTRKMPRDTRSARDRKVRRVVPTFLWVAVVVAILIYLFTLLF from the exons ATGAAGCAGAACCGGCATCGCCGTCGCCGAGcgctgcggccgccgctgccgcatCGTCGAGGTTGTTCACCGCCGCCGCCGTGTGCGAAGGAGAAGAGAAAGGCGGCCCGCTCCTGCTGGAACAAGGCCGCTGCAGCCGCGGAACCGACTTTCGCTTTTGAGTGCGCCGCCCCGACGTCGCTGgcgaccaagatggcggcgtcgGTTCCGCACGCCGCGGATGCCAGTGGCGACGAAGACGATGCCCTGCGCTGCGTCACGCC AGACCAGGTGGCCATGGGTCTTGGAGACCGGGGCCGCAAGCGCATCGCCATCGTGGGCGGCGGCTCGGCGGGCATGGCGGCCGCCAAGTCGTGCCTCGAGGAGGACCTGGAGCCCGTGGTGTTCGAGCAGACGGACGCCCTCGGGGGGCTGTGGCGGTACCGGGAGGTGCCCGAGTACGGCGTGCCGTCCCTCATGAAGGCCACCATCATCAACACGTGCAAGGAGATGAGCAGCTTCAGCGACTTCCCGCCGCCGCGCGAGTTCGCCAACTACATGCACCACTCGAGCCTGGTGCGCTACTTCGAGCTGTACGCGAACCACTTCGGCGTCACCAAGCACATCCGCTACAACACCGAGGTGACGCGAGTCGCGAAGAGTCAGGACTACGACGAGACCGGCCGCTGGGACGTCACGTACAG GACAAAAGGCCAACCTCCTCGGACGGAGACGTTTGACGGCGTGATGATCTGCTCGGGCCACCACGTGATCCCCCACGTACCGACCTTCAAGGGCCTGGAAAAGTTCAAGGGCCAGGTTCTGCACACGCACGACTACAAGATCCCCGATGGGTTCCGCGACAAGAAGATCCTCATCATCGGCGTCGGAAACTCGGGTGCAGACGTCGCCGTGGACCTGTGCCCTTGCGCTGAAAAG GTGTACCTGAGCACGCGCCGTGGCTGCTGGGTGATTCGGCGCGTGGGCCTCTGGGGCATTCCGGCCGACTCGTTCCTGAACCGTCGCACGGTGAACCTGTTCAACAAGTACGCGCCCGAGTGGCTCGTAAACCTCATGTACGAGACGTACTCCAACGAGGCGTTCAGTCACAAGCTGTACCGGCTCAAGCCCAAGCACCGATGGCGCAACCAGCACCCGACCATCAATGACGCGCTGCCCAACGGCATCCTCAGCGGACGCATAGTCATTAAAGGCGACGTCGAGGAGTTCACCGAGACGGGCGTCATCTTCAAGGACGAGGAAGGGTACGAGCAGAAGTTGGACGTCGTCATACTAGCCACGGGGTACCTG GCGACGTTCCCGTTCCTGGACCAAGATGTTCACAAGACGGAAAACAACAAGGTGTGCCTCTACAAGTACGTGTTCCCGCCGCACCTGCCGCACCCGACGCTGGCCTTCATCGGGCTGCTACAGCTACTCGGGGGCGTGTTCCCCGCCCAGGAGGCACAGAGCCGCTGGTTCGCGCAGCTCATCAACAAAAAGGTGTCGCTGCCCTCCTGCAAGGAGATGCAAGCCGACTACGAGCGCTGGCGGGCCAACCTTGAGAAACGCTACGTCGACAGCCTGAGGCACACATTCCAG GCCGACTGGGTGGACTACATGGACGACATCTCATCTCAGATCGGCGCCAAACCGGACCTGTGGCGCATGTTCTGGCGGGATAACGCGCTCTTCTGGAAGTGTTTCTGGGAACCCTGCCTGCCCTACCAGTACCGTCTTCAGGGCCCGCACTCCTGGTCTGGGGCTCGCCAGGCTATGTTCACGATGAAGGACCGCCTCAAGGGGCCGCTGGACACACGCAAGATGCCCCGGGATACGAGAAGCGCGCGGGACCGCAAGGTGCGCCGCGTCGTTCCAACATTCCTCTGGGTCGCCGTGGTCGTGGCCATCCTCATCTACCTGTTCACGCTCCTCTTCTGA
- the LOC142579539 gene encoding flavin-containing monooxygenase 5-like isoform X2, protein METNSDQVAMGLGDRGRKRIAIVGGGSAGMAAAKSCLEEDLEPVVFEQTDALGGLWRYREVPEYGVPSLMKATIINTCKEMSSFSDFPPPREFANYMHHSSLVRYFELYANHFGVTKHIRYNTEVTRVAKSQDYDETGRWDVTYRTKGQPPRTETFDGVMICSGHHVIPHVPTFKGLEKFKGQVLHTHDYKIPDGFRDKKILIIGVGNSGADVAVDLCPCAEKVYLSTRRGCWVIRRVGLWGIPADSFLNRRTVNLFNKYAPEWLVNLMYETYSNEAFSHKLYRLKPKHRWRNQHPTINDALPNGILSGRIVIKGDVEEFTETGVIFKDEEGYEQKLDVVILATGYLATFPFLDQDVHKTENNKVCLYKYVFPPHLPHPTLAFIGLLQLLGGVFPAQEAQSRWFAQLINKKVSLPSCKEMQADYERWRANLEKRYVDSLRHTFQADWVDYMDDISSQIGAKPDLWRMFWRDNALFWKCFWEPCLPYQYRLQGPHSWSGARQAMFTMKDRLKGPLDTRKMPRDTRSARDRKVRRVVPTFLWVAVVVAILIYLFTLLF, encoded by the exons AGACCAGGTGGCCATGGGTCTTGGAGACCGGGGCCGCAAGCGCATCGCCATCGTGGGCGGCGGCTCGGCGGGCATGGCGGCCGCCAAGTCGTGCCTCGAGGAGGACCTGGAGCCCGTGGTGTTCGAGCAGACGGACGCCCTCGGGGGGCTGTGGCGGTACCGGGAGGTGCCCGAGTACGGCGTGCCGTCCCTCATGAAGGCCACCATCATCAACACGTGCAAGGAGATGAGCAGCTTCAGCGACTTCCCGCCGCCGCGCGAGTTCGCCAACTACATGCACCACTCGAGCCTGGTGCGCTACTTCGAGCTGTACGCGAACCACTTCGGCGTCACCAAGCACATCCGCTACAACACCGAGGTGACGCGAGTCGCGAAGAGTCAGGACTACGACGAGACCGGCCGCTGGGACGTCACGTACAG GACAAAAGGCCAACCTCCTCGGACGGAGACGTTTGACGGCGTGATGATCTGCTCGGGCCACCACGTGATCCCCCACGTACCGACCTTCAAGGGCCTGGAAAAGTTCAAGGGCCAGGTTCTGCACACGCACGACTACAAGATCCCCGATGGGTTCCGCGACAAGAAGATCCTCATCATCGGCGTCGGAAACTCGGGTGCAGACGTCGCCGTGGACCTGTGCCCTTGCGCTGAAAAG GTGTACCTGAGCACGCGCCGTGGCTGCTGGGTGATTCGGCGCGTGGGCCTCTGGGGCATTCCGGCCGACTCGTTCCTGAACCGTCGCACGGTGAACCTGTTCAACAAGTACGCGCCCGAGTGGCTCGTAAACCTCATGTACGAGACGTACTCCAACGAGGCGTTCAGTCACAAGCTGTACCGGCTCAAGCCCAAGCACCGATGGCGCAACCAGCACCCGACCATCAATGACGCGCTGCCCAACGGCATCCTCAGCGGACGCATAGTCATTAAAGGCGACGTCGAGGAGTTCACCGAGACGGGCGTCATCTTCAAGGACGAGGAAGGGTACGAGCAGAAGTTGGACGTCGTCATACTAGCCACGGGGTACCTG GCGACGTTCCCGTTCCTGGACCAAGATGTTCACAAGACGGAAAACAACAAGGTGTGCCTCTACAAGTACGTGTTCCCGCCGCACCTGCCGCACCCGACGCTGGCCTTCATCGGGCTGCTACAGCTACTCGGGGGCGTGTTCCCCGCCCAGGAGGCACAGAGCCGCTGGTTCGCGCAGCTCATCAACAAAAAGGTGTCGCTGCCCTCCTGCAAGGAGATGCAAGCCGACTACGAGCGCTGGCGGGCCAACCTTGAGAAACGCTACGTCGACAGCCTGAGGCACACATTCCAG GCCGACTGGGTGGACTACATGGACGACATCTCATCTCAGATCGGCGCCAAACCGGACCTGTGGCGCATGTTCTGGCGGGATAACGCGCTCTTCTGGAAGTGTTTCTGGGAACCCTGCCTGCCCTACCAGTACCGTCTTCAGGGCCCGCACTCCTGGTCTGGGGCTCGCCAGGCTATGTTCACGATGAAGGACCGCCTCAAGGGGCCGCTGGACACACGCAAGATGCCCCGGGATACGAGAAGCGCGCGGGACCGCAAGGTGCGCCGCGTCGTTCCAACATTCCTCTGGGTCGCCGTGGTCGTGGCCATCCTCATCTACCTGTTCACGCTCCTCTTCTGA
- the LOC142579539 gene encoding flavin-containing monooxygenase 5-like isoform X3 yields MAAQQDQVAMGLGDRGRKRIAIVGGGSAGMAAAKSCLEEDLEPVVFEQTDALGGLWRYREVPEYGVPSLMKATIINTCKEMSSFSDFPPPREFANYMHHSSLVRYFELYANHFGVTKHIRYNTEVTRVAKSQDYDETGRWDVTYRTKGQPPRTETFDGVMICSGHHVIPHVPTFKGLEKFKGQVLHTHDYKIPDGFRDKKILIIGVGNSGADVAVDLCPCAEKVYLSTRRGCWVIRRVGLWGIPADSFLNRRTVNLFNKYAPEWLVNLMYETYSNEAFSHKLYRLKPKHRWRNQHPTINDALPNGILSGRIVIKGDVEEFTETGVIFKDEEGYEQKLDVVILATGYLATFPFLDQDVHKTENNKVCLYKYVFPPHLPHPTLAFIGLLQLLGGVFPAQEAQSRWFAQLINKKVSLPSCKEMQADYERWRANLEKRYVDSLRHTFQADWVDYMDDISSQIGAKPDLWRMFWRDNALFWKCFWEPCLPYQYRLQGPHSWSGARQAMFTMKDRLKGPLDTRKMPRDTRSARDRKVRRVVPTFLWVAVVVAILIYLFTLLF; encoded by the exons AGACCAGGTGGCCATGGGTCTTGGAGACCGGGGCCGCAAGCGCATCGCCATCGTGGGCGGCGGCTCGGCGGGCATGGCGGCCGCCAAGTCGTGCCTCGAGGAGGACCTGGAGCCCGTGGTGTTCGAGCAGACGGACGCCCTCGGGGGGCTGTGGCGGTACCGGGAGGTGCCCGAGTACGGCGTGCCGTCCCTCATGAAGGCCACCATCATCAACACGTGCAAGGAGATGAGCAGCTTCAGCGACTTCCCGCCGCCGCGCGAGTTCGCCAACTACATGCACCACTCGAGCCTGGTGCGCTACTTCGAGCTGTACGCGAACCACTTCGGCGTCACCAAGCACATCCGCTACAACACCGAGGTGACGCGAGTCGCGAAGAGTCAGGACTACGACGAGACCGGCCGCTGGGACGTCACGTACAG GACAAAAGGCCAACCTCCTCGGACGGAGACGTTTGACGGCGTGATGATCTGCTCGGGCCACCACGTGATCCCCCACGTACCGACCTTCAAGGGCCTGGAAAAGTTCAAGGGCCAGGTTCTGCACACGCACGACTACAAGATCCCCGATGGGTTCCGCGACAAGAAGATCCTCATCATCGGCGTCGGAAACTCGGGTGCAGACGTCGCCGTGGACCTGTGCCCTTGCGCTGAAAAG GTGTACCTGAGCACGCGCCGTGGCTGCTGGGTGATTCGGCGCGTGGGCCTCTGGGGCATTCCGGCCGACTCGTTCCTGAACCGTCGCACGGTGAACCTGTTCAACAAGTACGCGCCCGAGTGGCTCGTAAACCTCATGTACGAGACGTACTCCAACGAGGCGTTCAGTCACAAGCTGTACCGGCTCAAGCCCAAGCACCGATGGCGCAACCAGCACCCGACCATCAATGACGCGCTGCCCAACGGCATCCTCAGCGGACGCATAGTCATTAAAGGCGACGTCGAGGAGTTCACCGAGACGGGCGTCATCTTCAAGGACGAGGAAGGGTACGAGCAGAAGTTGGACGTCGTCATACTAGCCACGGGGTACCTG GCGACGTTCCCGTTCCTGGACCAAGATGTTCACAAGACGGAAAACAACAAGGTGTGCCTCTACAAGTACGTGTTCCCGCCGCACCTGCCGCACCCGACGCTGGCCTTCATCGGGCTGCTACAGCTACTCGGGGGCGTGTTCCCCGCCCAGGAGGCACAGAGCCGCTGGTTCGCGCAGCTCATCAACAAAAAGGTGTCGCTGCCCTCCTGCAAGGAGATGCAAGCCGACTACGAGCGCTGGCGGGCCAACCTTGAGAAACGCTACGTCGACAGCCTGAGGCACACATTCCAG GCCGACTGGGTGGACTACATGGACGACATCTCATCTCAGATCGGCGCCAAACCGGACCTGTGGCGCATGTTCTGGCGGGATAACGCGCTCTTCTGGAAGTGTTTCTGGGAACCCTGCCTGCCCTACCAGTACCGTCTTCAGGGCCCGCACTCCTGGTCTGGGGCTCGCCAGGCTATGTTCACGATGAAGGACCGCCTCAAGGGGCCGCTGGACACACGCAAGATGCCCCGGGATACGAGAAGCGCGCGGGACCGCAAGGTGCGCCGCGTCGTTCCAACATTCCTCTGGGTCGCCGTGGTCGTGGCCATCCTCATCTACCTGTTCACGCTCCTCTTCTGA